The Microbacterium foliorum genome has a window encoding:
- a CDS encoding kynureninase, which yields MTDSRDSARIDTALLEQARALDAADPLRAHLDAFADAPGVDAYLDGNSLGRPLRDIPEKLAAFARDDWGTRLIRSWDEQWMALPMELGDRIGGATLGAAPGQTVVADSTSVLIYKLMRAAATADPTRTELVIEAGNFPTDRFLAAGVAAETGMTVRWIEPDPMHGVQIADVLDTISERTALVSLSHVDYRSGALADMPGITAAVHGVGALMMWDLCHSAGVIPMQLDAWGVDMAVGCTYKYLNGGPGSPAFAYLRHDHQGVLRQPIQGWWSAADIFAMGPEYVAAGDIRQLLSGTPPITSMLAMQGMLDLLEQSTIERVREKSVSLTDLAVRAYDEVLATLGVRLLSPRDSALRGGHVTIGHPDFRAVTQRLWAQGIIPDFRFPDGIRLGLSPLSTSHVETVTGVLAVRDALESHER from the coding sequence ATGACCGACTCCCGCGATTCCGCCCGCATCGACACCGCACTTCTCGAGCAAGCCCGAGCCCTCGACGCCGCCGACCCGCTGCGCGCGCACCTCGACGCGTTCGCCGATGCCCCGGGGGTCGACGCGTACCTCGACGGCAACTCCCTCGGCCGTCCGTTGCGCGACATCCCCGAGAAGCTCGCCGCCTTCGCACGCGACGACTGGGGCACGCGGCTGATCCGCTCGTGGGACGAGCAGTGGATGGCGCTGCCGATGGAGCTCGGCGACCGGATCGGCGGCGCCACCCTCGGCGCCGCACCGGGCCAGACCGTCGTCGCCGACTCGACCAGCGTGCTGATCTACAAGCTGATGCGGGCCGCCGCCACCGCCGACCCCACCCGCACCGAGCTCGTGATCGAGGCGGGGAACTTCCCCACCGACCGGTTCCTGGCCGCCGGCGTCGCGGCCGAGACGGGGATGACCGTGCGGTGGATCGAACCCGACCCCATGCACGGAGTGCAGATCGCCGACGTGCTCGACACGATCTCCGAGCGCACGGCGCTCGTGTCGCTCAGCCACGTCGACTACCGCTCCGGGGCGCTCGCCGACATGCCCGGCATCACCGCAGCTGTGCACGGGGTCGGCGCGCTGATGATGTGGGACCTCTGCCACTCGGCCGGCGTCATCCCGATGCAGCTCGACGCCTGGGGCGTCGACATGGCCGTCGGATGCACGTACAAGTACTTGAACGGCGGCCCCGGCTCCCCCGCGTTCGCCTACCTGCGCCATGACCATCAGGGCGTGCTGCGGCAGCCGATCCAGGGCTGGTGGAGCGCGGCGGACATCTTCGCGATGGGCCCCGAGTACGTGGCGGCGGGCGACATCCGCCAGCTGCTCAGCGGCACACCGCCGATCACGTCGATGCTCGCCATGCAGGGGATGCTCGACCTCCTCGAGCAATCGACGATCGAGCGCGTCCGTGAGAAGTCCGTCTCGCTGACCGACCTCGCCGTCCGCGCCTATGACGAGGTTCTCGCCACCCTCGGCGTGCGCCTGTTGAGCCCCCGGGATTCCGCCCTGCGCGGCGGGCACGTCACGATCGGGCACCCCGACTTCCGCGCCGTGACGCAGCGGCTGTGGGCGCAGGGCATCATCCCGGACTTCCGTTTTCCCGACGGCATCCGCCTGGGGCTGTCGCCGCTGAGCACCTCGCACGTCGAGACGGTCACCGGCGTACTCGCGGTGCGCGATGCCCTGGAGTCGCATGAGCGCTGA
- a CDS encoding PaaX family transcriptional regulator: protein MSADPDRRLRDETVLDDIDARPGSTASLLRTLIGLYLRPLGGWVSTADLIVLADDLGIPAAQARTGITRLKQKGLLLAERRHAVGYRLNPAATTMLERGDRRIFEMREMTDADSWCLISFSIPESARGVRHQLRRRLHWIGAGVVSSALWICPGHLQDEAWQIVADLDAHPWVTLFQAHSPVMAGTPREAAAAWWDLDALRAEHLTFRSALTALPDDPFAGYVRLIDSWRVLPYLDPGLPPSMLPEDWPGGASVAEFTRLSAALADAAWQRVREVTATAAPSSPAPRDASAG from the coding sequence ATGAGCGCTGACCCCGACCGTCGGCTCCGCGACGAGACGGTGCTCGACGACATCGATGCGCGTCCCGGCAGCACCGCCTCGCTGCTGCGCACGCTGATCGGGCTGTACCTGCGTCCGCTCGGCGGCTGGGTGTCGACGGCCGATCTGATCGTGCTCGCCGACGACCTCGGCATCCCCGCGGCGCAGGCCCGCACCGGCATCACTCGACTCAAGCAGAAGGGCCTGCTGCTGGCCGAGCGGCGGCATGCCGTCGGGTATCGGCTGAACCCGGCGGCCACGACGATGCTGGAACGGGGCGACCGCCGCATCTTCGAGATGCGGGAGATGACGGATGCCGACAGCTGGTGCCTCATCTCGTTCTCGATCCCGGAGAGCGCCCGCGGCGTGCGCCATCAGCTGCGCCGTCGGCTGCACTGGATCGGCGCGGGGGTGGTGTCATCCGCTCTCTGGATCTGCCCCGGCCATCTGCAGGATGAGGCCTGGCAGATCGTCGCCGATCTCGACGCGCACCCCTGGGTGACGCTGTTCCAGGCCCACAGTCCGGTCATGGCGGGCACGCCGCGCGAGGCCGCTGCGGCCTGGTGGGATCTCGACGCGCTGCGCGCCGAGCATCTCACCTTCCGTTCCGCGCTCACCGCGCTCCCCGACGACCCCTTCGCGGGGTACGTGCGCCTGATCGACAGCTGGCGGGTGCTGCCCTATCTCGACCCCGGCCTGCCGCCGTCGATGCTGCCGGAGGACTGGCCCGGCGGCGCGAGCGTCGCGGAGTTCACCCGGCTGTCCGCAGCGCTGGCCGATGCCGCCTGGCAGCGCGTGCGCGAGGTCACCGCGACGGCGGCGCCGTCGTCGCCCGCACCACGAGACGCGTCGGCAGGATGA